In one Candidatus Cloacimonadota bacterium genomic region, the following are encoded:
- a CDS encoding DNRLRE domain-containing protein, with product MKKIFFISLAILVISFVSLIHADTIVIEPCDDMYTDVEHPTLPPTTTELWVAEFQPAGHYERIMVKFDLSQFAGQTIESATLNLNRFMGCPQGGTTSTNFYAITENWDEETWNPHTHAQYDSYVWASYGFNVNGWHNIDITQIVQSWINGDIENYGLLIKALAGSKFSKFYSKEHSNSNLHPYLEVDYTVGIDDENEINIPEIFTQNYPNPFSATGGLAKSGNPGTTIQFSLPEQSKVEIVIFNSKGEKIKEIVSGNYPAGTHGVLWNGKDKNNSPFVSGIYFYRIKTQKSVKTKKMILLR from the coding sequence ATGAAAAAGATTTTTTTTATTAGTTTAGCAATTCTGGTTATTTCATTTGTATCTTTAATACACGCAGATACCATTGTCATCGAACCTTGTGATGATATGTACACCGATGTAGAACATCCGACTTTACCACCCACAACCACTGAATTATGGGTCGCAGAATTTCAACCGGCAGGACATTATGAGCGGATAATGGTCAAGTTTGACCTTTCTCAATTCGCAGGACAGACTATTGAAAGTGCAACCTTAAACCTGAATCGTTTTATGGGATGTCCACAGGGAGGAACTACCAGCACAAATTTTTATGCTATTACTGAAAATTGGGATGAAGAAACATGGAATCCGCATACACATGCACAATATGATAGTTATGTTTGGGCTTCTTATGGTTTCAATGTAAACGGATGGCACAACATCGATATTACCCAGATTGTCCAGTCTTGGATAAATGGAGATATTGAAAATTATGGACTTCTCATCAAAGCACTAGCAGGAAGTAAATTCAGTAAATTCTATTCAAAGGAACATTCAAATTCAAATCTGCATCCTTATCTCGAAGTCGATTATACGGTTGGCATAGATGACGAAAATGAAATTAATATTCCTGAAATCTTCACACAGAATTATCCTAATCCATTCTCCGCAACAGGTGGTTTAGCGAAAAGCGGAAACCCCGGAACGACTATTCAATTTTCTCTTCCGGAACAAAGTAAAGTTGAAATTGTGATATTCAATTCAAAAGGTGAGAAGATCAAAGAAATAGTTTCCGGAAATTATCCGGCAGGAACTCACGGAGTTCTCTGGAATGGCAAAGATAAAAACAATAGTCCTTTTGTCAGTGGAATTTATTTTTATCGGATAAAAACCCAAAAATCGGTAAAAACGAAAAAGATGATCTTGCTGCGATGA